From the Desulfovibrio sp. JY genome, one window contains:
- a CDS encoding PHP domain-containing protein — MLFDLHVHTELSPCSRLPVAAILANARRLGLDGVCLTDHDTMAAGRRVREGAQDDGLCVIIGMEYATPEGDILLFGPFEGLRPGLSAREVLSLAPAVGGVAVAAHPFRSWRPAGPGILRHERLLAVEVENGRNRPEENLAARRFAADRNLLAVCGSDAHSLEELGRVPVRIEATVRCRGDFVAALLAGNCRLVGDLPHCGAVASPKDRRDRPGTAACTV; from the coding sequence ATGCTTTTCGACCTGCATGTGCATACCGAACTTTCGCCGTGCAGCCGGCTGCCGGTTGCCGCGATCCTGGCCAACGCCCGACGGCTTGGGCTCGACGGGGTGTGCCTGACCGACCACGACACCATGGCCGCCGGCCGCCGTGTGCGGGAAGGCGCGCAGGACGACGGGCTGTGCGTGATCATCGGCATGGAGTACGCCACGCCCGAAGGGGACATCCTGCTTTTCGGGCCGTTCGAGGGGCTGCGTCCCGGGCTTTCGGCCCGCGAGGTCCTGTCACTGGCCCCGGCGGTTGGCGGCGTGGCCGTGGCCGCCCATCCCTTCCGGTCCTGGCGTCCGGCCGGGCCGGGGATTTTGCGTCATGAACGGCTGCTGGCCGTGGAGGTGGAAAACGGGCGTAACCGGCCCGAGGAAAACCTGGCGGCCCGCCGTTTCGCCGCTGACAGGAACCTGCTGGCGGTCTGCGGCTCCGATGCCCACAGCCTGGAGGAGCTCGGTCGCGTGCCGGTGCGGATCGAGGCCACGGTGCGCTGCCGGGGTGATTTCGTGGCCGCGCTTCTGGCCGGTAACTGCCGTTTGGTCGGGGATTTGCCGCATTGCGGGGCTGTCGCCAGCCCCAAAGATCGGCGGGATCGGCCCGGGACGGCGGCGTGCACGGTCTGA
- a CDS encoding YihY/virulence factor BrkB family protein, which translates to MPDSDASHPAASLAAAIGRAYATGRVPDQCPLPAWLGPIFHALRSFLKNHSLSLAAALSYTTVLSIVPFLAVAFSVAKGLGFYDSPQVHDLLMRVTAGRAEVVEQILLYIQNTNVKTLGAIGTVLLLVTAVSLVSTIEGAINAAWDIGVKRSLVTRFTSYLLLIIICPPLLFAAVSAMAAVQEASLTRRLLEFSLIQDVERIVLSVAPVLIVWTVFFVLYQFLPNTRVKPRCAVIGALCAGTLWQLVQWTYLKFQFGAAGYNAIYGSFAQIPLLLLWLYISWAIVLLGAQISHTAQRYDVFLRQSRADGLAQSHRHALALFLLLLAARAAAKRRQLPDITRQAALLGLPEETMTGLWQSLADAGLAVAAAGANGRTFVPLAPAQDVTLADVARAVDGDDAQPPAGLVRDYPLLTQLCALAGQSDRTESLATLEARFAADLDAAFPAKI; encoded by the coding sequence GTGCCCGACTCCGACGCTTCCCATCCCGCCGCATCCCTGGCGGCCGCCATCGGCCGGGCCTATGCCACGGGCCGCGTCCCGGACCAGTGCCCCCTGCCGGCCTGGTTGGGGCCGATATTCCACGCCCTGCGCTCGTTTCTCAAAAATCACAGCCTGAGTCTCGCCGCCGCGCTGTCCTACACCACGGTGCTGTCCATCGTGCCGTTTCTGGCCGTGGCTTTTTCCGTGGCCAAGGGCCTCGGCTTCTACGACTCGCCCCAGGTCCATGACCTGCTCATGCGCGTCACCGCCGGCCGCGCGGAAGTGGTGGAGCAGATCCTGCTCTACATCCAGAACACCAACGTCAAGACACTCGGGGCCATCGGTACGGTGCTGTTGCTGGTCACGGCCGTGTCCCTGGTCTCCACCATCGAGGGCGCGATAAACGCCGCCTGGGACATCGGCGTCAAGCGCAGCCTTGTTACCCGCTTCACCAGCTATCTGCTTTTGATCATCATCTGCCCGCCGCTGCTTTTCGCCGCCGTAAGCGCCATGGCCGCGGTCCAGGAGGCAAGCCTCACCCGCCGGCTGCTGGAATTTTCCCTGATCCAGGACGTCGAGCGCATTGTCTTGTCCGTGGCCCCGGTGCTCATCGTCTGGACGGTCTTTTTCGTGCTCTATCAGTTTTTGCCCAATACCCGGGTCAAACCGCGATGCGCCGTTATCGGGGCGCTTTGCGCCGGGACACTGTGGCAGCTCGTGCAGTGGACCTATCTCAAATTCCAGTTCGGAGCCGCCGGCTACAATGCCATTTACGGCAGCTTTGCCCAGATTCCCTTGCTGCTCCTGTGGCTCTACATCAGCTGGGCCATCGTGCTGCTCGGAGCCCAGATCAGCCACACCGCCCAACGCTACGACGTTTTTTTGCGCCAGTCCCGTGCCGACGGCCTAGCCCAGTCCCACCGCCACGCCCTGGCCCTTTTCCTGCTTCTGCTCGCCGCGCGGGCCGCCGCCAAACGCCGTCAGCTCCCGGACATCACCCGCCAGGCGGCGCTCCTGGGCCTGCCCGAGGAGACCATGACCGGACTGTGGCAGTCGCTCGCCGACGCCGGACTGGCGGTCGCGGCCGCCGGGGCCAACGGCCGCACCTTCGTGCCCCTGGCCCCGGCGCAGGACGTGACCCTGGCCGACGTGGCCCGGGCCGTGGACGGGGACGACGCCCAGCCTCCGGCCGGCTTGGTCCGGGACTATCCCCTGCTCACGCAGCTTTGCGCCCTGGCCGGCCAGTCCGACCGCACGGAAAGCCTCGCCACCCTGGAAGCACGCTTCGCGGCGGACCTGGACGCGGCGTTTCCCGCCAAAATATAA
- a CDS encoding phosphoglycerate mutase: MPRCCVLVVLDGLGDRSHAVLGGRTPLEAAVTPHLDRIAASGANGLYHAGFLGQALPSENAHFAMFGYAPGEFPGRGYLEALGMGLSPGPDTVCLLTHFCNARAENGCLRLFRDKPEKPSPDEAAALFAAVAEFSFEGTTVRLHPDKGLFGVLTLDGDVSPEVTDTNPMVDGLFVPEPEPMAGADAAAAHTARVLKAYLLHAWRVLGDHPVNRARRAAGLTPINALVTQRAGCRRDLPPFVERFGLRPLSITSGTLFAGLARALGFDFLATPDTADPGADLEKRLTLAAKAAADYGFIHVHTKAPDVAAHTKDPQAKRAVIEALDAAIGRAAGPLLGDPDILFVVTADHSTPSCGPLIHGGEPVPLTFHGQGQRVDAVTRFDEIAAAGGCLGCVRGHELPYLILNGLERARLAGIRDTPRPPACYPGPVTPMRLEEP, translated from the coding sequence ATGCCTCGCTGTTGCGTGCTCGTGGTCCTCGACGGCCTGGGCGACCGCTCTCATGCCGTCCTTGGCGGCCGCACCCCGCTTGAGGCGGCGGTCACGCCGCATCTTGACCGCATCGCCGCCTCCGGGGCCAACGGCCTCTACCACGCCGGCTTTCTCGGCCAGGCCCTGCCCAGCGAGAATGCCCATTTCGCCATGTTCGGCTACGCGCCCGGGGAGTTTCCCGGCCGGGGCTACCTTGAGGCGCTCGGCATGGGCCTTTCCCCGGGGCCGGACACGGTCTGCCTGCTGACCCATTTCTGCAACGCGCGGGCGGAAAACGGCTGCCTGCGCCTTTTCCGCGACAAGCCCGAAAAGCCCTCCCCGGACGAGGCGGCCGCGCTGTTCGCCGCCGTGGCCGAATTTTCCTTCGAGGGCACGACCGTGCGCCTGCACCCGGACAAGGGGCTTTTCGGCGTGCTGACCTTGGACGGCGACGTCAGCCCCGAGGTGACGGACACCAACCCCATGGTGGACGGGCTGTTCGTGCCCGAGCCCGAGCCCATGGCCGGCGCGGACGCAGCGGCGGCCCATACCGCCCGGGTGCTCAAGGCGTATTTGCTCCACGCCTGGCGCGTGCTCGGCGACCATCCCGTCAACCGCGCGCGCCGGGCGGCCGGACTGACGCCCATAAACGCCCTGGTCACCCAGCGGGCCGGGTGCAGGCGGGACCTGCCGCCCTTTGTCGAACGTTTCGGCCTGCGCCCGCTTTCCATCACTTCGGGCACGCTGTTCGCCGGACTGGCCCGGGCCCTCGGCTTCGATTTCCTGGCCACGCCCGACACCGCCGATCCCGGGGCCGACCTGGAAAAGCGGCTCACCCTGGCGGCCAAGGCGGCGGCGGACTACGGATTTATCCACGTCCACACCAAGGCCCCGGACGTGGCCGCCCACACCAAGGACCCGCAAGCCAAGCGGGCGGTCATCGAGGCCCTGGACGCGGCCATCGGCCGGGCGGCCGGACCGCTGCTCGGCGACCCCGACATCCTGTTCGTGGTCACGGCCGACCACTCCACGCCCTCCTGCGGCCCGCTCATCCACGGCGGCGAGCCCGTGCCGCTGACTTTCCACGGCCAGGGGCAGCGGGTGGACGCGGTGACGCGCTTCGACGAGATCGCGGCCGCCGGCGGCTGTCTTGGCTGCGTACGCGGGCACGAACTGCCCTATCTGATTCTAAACGGCCTGGAACGGGCGCGGCTGGCCGGCATCCGCGACACGCCCCGGCCGCCGGCCTGCTATCCCGGGCCGGTAACCCCCATGCGCCTGGAGGAGCCATGA
- a CDS encoding two pore domain potassium channel family protein: MVQPPINATIAPSRSGNRFHILLGALLAQIVASPFLTGPGTDVFQDIFFLILLIASVHGVRHSRLYPVILGLTIASVFGVMGKHLIGGIFWNLSCDALGAAVVFLAGVALSLYLARQRRVNLDTVLGGLCVYLFMGAMWFLLYGFVNKVIPDAFAFTVHHGPLSQEMTDRLLFFFSYVTLMTIGYGDIVPLSPVAQVIAILEGLLGQFYLVFFMARLVGLHVAARQGDPET, encoded by the coding sequence ATGGTCCAGCCGCCGATCAACGCCACCATCGCGCCGTCGCGTTCGGGCAATCGCTTCCATATCCTGCTTGGCGCCCTTTTGGCCCAGATCGTTGCCTCGCCGTTTTTGACGGGTCCGGGCACGGACGTGTTCCAGGACATCTTTTTCCTGATTCTGCTCATTGCCTCCGTCCATGGCGTGCGCCACAGCCGGCTCTATCCCGTCATCCTGGGGCTTACGATCGCAAGCGTCTTCGGCGTCATGGGAAAGCACCTCATCGGGGGGATTTTTTGGAATTTGTCCTGTGACGCCCTGGGCGCGGCGGTGGTCTTTCTGGCGGGCGTCGCGCTGTCGCTGTATCTGGCCCGGCAACGCCGGGTCAATCTGGATACCGTGCTGGGAGGGCTTTGCGTTTACCTCTTTATGGGCGCCATGTGGTTTCTGCTCTACGGCTTTGTGAACAAGGTCATTCCCGATGCGTTCGCCTTCACGGTCCACCACGGTCCCCTGTCGCAGGAGATGACCGATCGCCTGCTCTTTTTCTTCAGCTACGTGACGCTCATGACCATCGGCTACGGCGACATCGTGCCGCTTTCCCCGGTGGCCCAGGTCATCGCGATTCTGGAAGGGTTGCTCGGCCAGTTCTACCTGGTCTTTTTCATGGCCCGGCTGGTGGGGCTGCACGTGGCGGCCAGGCAGGGCGATCCCGAAACGTAA
- a CDS encoding nicotinate-nucleotide adenylyltransferase, with product MNALHPVDVGVIHGRFQVLHNDHLRYLLAGRERCRHLVVGITNPDPSHTRSEAADAKRSAPAANPLTYFERQAMVRAALTAAGTDPADFTVVPFPISFPELYRFYVPLDAVFFLTIYDDWGRRKRAYFQELGLRIEVLWEVAQEDKGISGTDVRRLMAQGGPWEPLVPPAVAELVRAFGLCDRLARES from the coding sequence ATGAACGCGCTCCACCCGGTCGACGTCGGCGTGATCCACGGCCGATTCCAGGTGCTCCACAACGACCACCTGCGCTACCTGCTGGCCGGGCGCGAACGCTGCCGCCATCTGGTGGTCGGCATCACCAACCCCGATCCGTCCCACACCCGTAGCGAAGCGGCCGACGCCAAACGCTCGGCCCCGGCCGCCAATCCCCTGACCTACTTCGAGCGCCAGGCCATGGTCCGGGCCGCCCTGACCGCGGCGGGGACGGACCCGGCCGATTTCACGGTGGTGCCCTTCCCTATCAGCTTTCCGGAGCTCTACCGCTTCTACGTCCCCCTCGACGCAGTCTTCTTCCTGACCATCTACGACGACTGGGGACGGCGCAAACGCGCCTATTTCCAGGAACTGGGACTGCGTATCGAGGTACTGTGGGAGGTGGCGCAAGAAGACAAGGGCATTTCCGGCACGGATGTGCGGCGTCTCATGGCCCAGGGAGGTCCCTGGGAACCCCTCGTGCCGCCGGCCGTGGCCGAGCTGGTGCGCGCCTTCGGCCTGTGCGACCGCCTGGCGCGCGAAAGCTAG
- a CDS encoding nucleoside:proton symporter, producing MGQSLLGLAALVLVAMALSERRGVIPWRLVLGGLGLQVAIAAFMLKAPFLRGLFMALNALVAAMDEATRAGTAFVFGYVGGGPAPFAVTDQSSAFILGFQALPLVIVIAALTALLYYWKILPKVVRGFSLILEKSMGIGGVLGVGSAGCVFLGMIEAPLLIRPYMERMTRSELFAMMATGMSCIAGTMLMLYATVLKSVIPDAVGHILTASVIHAPAALVMAALMIPESEPPTLGRKLPASPASGAMDAIVSGTADGLKLFWSIVATLLVFVALVKLANIMLALFPEVAGAPLTLERMLGFLLAPAAWLLGVPWAEAATAGSLLGTKIVLNEFIAFIDMAKLPAGALSEHSRLIMTYAMCSFANCGSVGILLAGLTSLCPSRKHEITALGGRALVAGVLASLMTGTVVGILSSF from the coding sequence ATGGGACAAAGCCTGCTTGGGCTGGCGGCGCTTGTTCTGGTCGCCATGGCGCTCAGTGAACGTCGGGGTGTGATTCCCTGGCGGTTGGTTCTGGGGGGATTGGGGTTGCAGGTGGCCATCGCCGCCTTCATGCTCAAGGCGCCGTTTCTGCGCGGCCTGTTCATGGCCCTAAACGCCCTGGTCGCGGCCATGGACGAGGCCACGCGGGCCGGCACGGCCTTCGTGTTCGGCTACGTGGGCGGCGGTCCGGCTCCCTTTGCCGTCACCGACCAGTCCTCGGCGTTTATACTCGGCTTTCAGGCGCTGCCCCTGGTCATCGTCATCGCGGCGTTGACCGCCCTGCTCTATTACTGGAAAATTCTGCCCAAGGTGGTGCGGGGCTTTTCGCTGATCCTGGAAAAGAGCATGGGCATCGGCGGAGTGCTCGGGGTGGGTTCGGCGGGCTGCGTCTTTCTCGGCATGATCGAAGCGCCGCTTCTCATCCGCCCCTACATGGAGCGCATGACCCGAAGCGAGCTTTTCGCCATGATGGCCACAGGCATGTCCTGCATCGCCGGCACCATGCTCATGCTCTACGCCACGGTGCTCAAATCCGTCATTCCCGACGCCGTGGGGCACATCCTCACCGCCTCGGTCATCCACGCCCCGGCGGCGCTGGTGATGGCGGCGCTGATGATTCCGGAGAGCGAACCACCGACCCTGGGCCGCAAGCTGCCCGCCTCGCCGGCCTCGGGAGCCATGGACGCCATCGTTTCGGGCACGGCCGACGGGCTGAAGCTCTTCTGGAGCATCGTGGCCACGCTGCTTGTGTTCGTGGCCCTGGTCAAGCTGGCCAACATCATGCTTGCGCTCTTTCCGGAAGTGGCCGGCGCGCCGTTGACCCTCGAGCGCATGCTCGGCTTCCTGCTGGCCCCGGCGGCCTGGCTGCTCGGCGTGCCCTGGGCCGAAGCCGCCACGGCCGGTTCGCTGCTGGGGACCAAGATCGTGCTCAACGAATTCATCGCCTTCATCGACATGGCCAAGCTGCCGGCCGGGGCGCTTTCCGAGCACAGCCGCCTGATTATGACCTATGCCATGTGCAGCTTCGCCAACTGCGGCAGCGTGGGCATCCTGCTCGCCGGGCTCACCTCGCTTTGCCCGTCGCGCAAGCACGAGATCACGGCCCTTGGCGGGCGCGCCTTGGTGGCCGGCGTATTGGCCTCGCTTATGACCGGAACGGTGGTGGGAATCTTGTCGTCGTTTTAA
- the thiL gene encoding thiamine-phosphate kinase, whose amino-acid sequence MPHLRSEDDFLALVDRHFPRGGESVALSRGDDAAVISCPGRMCVTTDLFLEDVHFRRSYFSPGDVGYKALAVNISDVAAMGARPLGFVLGLVSPGEADREYWDEVLAGMAELAGAYALPLVGGDLSRGDKVGLTVTIWGEAGPSGRFLTRGTAKPGDILFVVGEIGLARVGLALLEKDGRSARESFPAAVAAHLRPTPRVEEGLILAEIPGVTACMDVSDGLARDLPRLLPPGMGADLFLPPGLLHPEVTAYAAGHGRQPEKEAIFGGEDYALVASATPEGWKAVRAALPGANPIGMVGGKPGYTLNGAPFAMNGFDHFG is encoded by the coding sequence ATGCCGCATTTACGCTCCGAGGATGATTTCCTGGCTTTGGTCGACCGGCATTTCCCGCGTGGCGGGGAGTCGGTGGCGCTTTCGCGCGGCGACGACGCGGCGGTGATTTCCTGTCCCGGCCGGATGTGCGTCACCACAGATCTTTTTTTGGAGGACGTGCATTTCCGGCGCTCGTACTTTTCGCCCGGGGATGTCGGGTACAAGGCGCTGGCCGTCAATATAAGCGATGTGGCCGCCATGGGCGCGCGGCCGCTGGGGTTCGTGCTGGGGCTTGTGAGTCCTGGCGAGGCCGACCGGGAGTATTGGGACGAGGTCCTGGCGGGCATGGCCGAGCTGGCGGGAGCGTATGCGTTGCCGCTGGTGGGTGGTGATTTGAGCCGGGGCGACAAGGTCGGGCTGACGGTGACCATCTGGGGCGAGGCCGGGCCGTCGGGCCGGTTCCTGACCCGGGGCACGGCCAAGCCGGGGGATATTTTGTTCGTTGTGGGGGAAATCGGCCTGGCCAGGGTGGGACTGGCTCTGCTGGAAAAAGACGGACGCAGCGCGAGGGAGTCTTTCCCGGCCGCTGTGGCCGCCCATCTGCGCCCGACGCCCCGGGTGGAAGAGGGGCTCATCCTGGCCGAGATACCAGGGGTCACGGCCTGCATGGACGTGTCCGACGGCCTGGCCCGGGACCTGCCCCGCCTGTTGCCGCCGGGCATGGGGGCGGATCTTTTCCTGCCGCCGGGGCTGCTGCATCCCGAGGTGACGGCCTATGCCGCCGGGCATGGCCGGCAGCCGGAGAAAGAGGCGATTTTCGGCGGCGAGGATTACGCGCTCGTGGCCAGCGCCACGCCCGAAGGCTGGAAAGCGGTGCGCGCCGCCCTCCCCGGGGCGAACCCCATCGGCATGGTCGGCGGCAAGCCGGGCTATACGCTCAACGGCGCGCCCTTCGCCATGAACGGCTTCGATCATTTCGGATAA
- a CDS encoding SOS response-associated peptidase, translating into MCGRFALAVPRRLVAEAMGVPDMPQNIPDRPEIFPGELVEGIFAARQTGRHMAGLFRWGFLPSFATSDRPLRPMINARAETVLDKPSFRGAIRYRRCLLPAQGFYEWRTDPGGGKTRFFATLPETPVMALAGIYERTLTPEGEARDTVAILTRPAASAMAAIHDRMPLILPPEIFRDWLDPLLTERQDVAPLLATPPPELQLVAG; encoded by the coding sequence ATGTGCGGCAGATTCGCCCTGGCTGTGCCGCGACGCCTGGTGGCCGAAGCCATGGGCGTGCCGGACATGCCCCAAAACATCCCGGACCGGCCGGAAATCTTCCCCGGCGAACTCGTCGAGGGCATCTTCGCCGCCCGGCAAACCGGACGACACATGGCCGGCCTGTTTCGTTGGGGATTTCTCCCCTCCTTCGCCACATCCGACCGGCCCCTGCGCCCCATGATCAACGCCCGGGCCGAAACCGTCCTGGACAAACCCTCCTTCCGGGGCGCCATCCGCTACCGTCGCTGCCTGTTGCCGGCCCAGGGCTTCTACGAATGGCGCACGGACCCGGGCGGCGGCAAAACCCGCTTTTTCGCCACCTTGCCCGAAACGCCCGTCATGGCCCTGGCCGGCATCTACGAACGCACCCTTACCCCGGAAGGCGAGGCCCGCGACACCGTGGCCATCCTCACCCGGCCCGCCGCCTCCGCCATGGCCGCCATCCACGACCGCATGCCGCTCATCCTGCCGCCGGAGATTTTCAGGGACTGGCTCGATCCGCTCCTGACCGAACGCCAGGACGTGGCCCCGCTTCTGGCCACGCCGCCCCCGGAGTTGCAGCTGGTTGCGGGATAG
- the tsaA gene encoding tRNA (N6-threonylcarbamoyladenosine(37)-N6)-methyltransferase TrmO, producing the protein MDLTLRVLGTVRSKLTDPATAPRFETENAPSAELVLDPAYHAAAESLEVGQEILVFTWLHLADRSCQQVHPRRDKARPLTGVFSTRSPDRPNPIGLHKVRIAAINGDTITVEALEAIDGTPVIDIKPLADRQKNT; encoded by the coding sequence ATGGACCTGACCCTTCGCGTACTCGGCACGGTGCGCTCGAAGCTCACCGACCCGGCCACGGCCCCGCGCTTCGAGACCGAAAACGCCCCATCCGCCGAGCTGGTCCTGGACCCCGCCTACCACGCCGCGGCCGAATCCCTCGAGGTCGGGCAGGAAATCCTGGTTTTCACCTGGCTCCACCTAGCCGACCGGTCCTGCCAGCAGGTCCACCCCCGCCGGGACAAGGCCCGTCCCCTGACCGGCGTTTTTTCCACCCGCTCGCCGGACCGGCCCAACCCCATCGGATTGCACAAGGTGCGCATCGCCGCCATCAATGGCGATACCATCACCGTCGAAGCCCTGGAGGCCATTGACGGTACCCCGGTCATCGACATCAAACCGCTGGCCGACCGTCAAAAAAATACCTGA
- a CDS encoding DMT family transporter, with translation MGLLLFGATCISFAAVFVKLAGVATSVSAFYRLLIGGLALLSLLTATKNLPAFRRAMSWPAVGCAVFFVCDLLCWHASIARVGPGLATLVANFQVFALTAVAAVAGRRLPRPGFLASMGLALFGLYLVVGRNFAAQSSDFHLGVGYGLAAAVFYALFILTLKKAVTDQGRAGPMATMAVLSFLGAALLVPVVAATDASFTLPGLQAVWSLVALGILAQCLGWLAISSGLAGVRPALAGLILLLQPTLSYLWDVLFFDKATGPVELCGVVLALGGIYLGSVRFADKP, from the coding sequence ATGGGACTTCTTTTATTCGGGGCGACGTGCATCAGTTTCGCAGCCGTGTTCGTCAAGCTGGCCGGCGTCGCCACCTCGGTGTCCGCGTTTTACCGGCTGCTCATCGGCGGGTTGGCGCTCTTGTCGCTTTTGACCGCGACAAAAAACCTTCCGGCGTTTCGCCGGGCGATGTCCTGGCCGGCGGTCGGTTGCGCCGTTTTTTTCGTGTGCGACCTGTTGTGCTGGCATGCCAGCATCGCCCGGGTGGGACCGGGACTGGCCACGCTGGTGGCCAACTTCCAGGTGTTCGCCCTGACGGCCGTGGCCGCCGTGGCCGGTCGCCGACTGCCCCGGCCGGGGTTTCTGGCGTCCATGGGGCTGGCCCTTTTCGGGCTGTACCTTGTGGTCGGCAGGAATTTCGCCGCCCAGTCGTCCGATTTCCACCTGGGCGTGGGCTATGGTCTGGCGGCGGCGGTTTTTTACGCGCTCTTTATCCTGACCCTCAAAAAAGCCGTCACCGACCAGGGCCGGGCCGGCCCCATGGCGACCATGGCGGTGCTTTCCTTTCTCGGAGCGGCGCTGCTTGTTCCGGTGGTCGCCGCGACGGATGCAAGTTTCACCCTGCCGGGGCTCCAGGCGGTCTGGTCCCTGGTCGCGCTCGGCATCCTGGCCCAATGCCTGGGCTGGCTGGCCATCTCCAGCGGTCTGGCCGGCGTGCGTCCCGCCCTGGCCGGGCTCATCCTGCTGCTCCAGCCCACGCTGTCGTATCTTTGGGACGTACTCTTTTTTGACAAAGCCACCGGTCCGGTGGAACTATGCGGAGTGGTACTGGCCCTTGGCGGCATCTATCTCGGTTCCGTCCGCTTCGCCGACAAACCTTAA
- a CDS encoding HD domain-containing protein yields MTVLPPPPLDPGSEYQPIPLTHLFAHAAGDFELYLRHGDTHTLFAHSGEAVTRDRRRLLAEYGVSVVYIHQEERERYRGYMRRHLGEALLSPDMATEHKAAVFYHNCCDIVRDLLRTRLPQGVSERHGRLFGAYVRDCVNFLATEAGLARIGTLMSHDYDVYSHGVHVFVYTLFLLKSLGLPKPALIQAGVGALLHDSGKEAVDVSILRKPGRLMPEEFLAIREHPALGVRYCRPLSLSRLARECILMHHEKMDGRGYPGGRSGEAVPLHARAVSLADVYDALTSRRVYADAVRPFEALSIMRHEMAGSFDLELYKRFVMLLSGAALL; encoded by the coding sequence ATGACCGTATTGCCGCCGCCGCCGCTCGACCCGGGAAGCGAATACCAGCCTATTCCGCTGACGCATCTCTTCGCCCATGCCGCCGGGGACTTCGAACTCTATCTGCGCCATGGCGACACCCACACCCTTTTCGCCCATAGCGGCGAGGCGGTCACCCGGGATCGGCGCAGGCTTCTGGCGGAATATGGCGTGTCGGTGGTCTACATCCACCAGGAGGAGCGGGAGCGCTACCGGGGCTATATGCGGCGGCACCTGGGCGAGGCGCTGTTGTCCCCGGACATGGCGACCGAGCACAAGGCGGCGGTTTTTTATCACAACTGCTGCGACATCGTCCGGGATCTGCTGCGCACGCGGCTGCCCCAGGGCGTTTCCGAAAGGCACGGCCGGCTGTTCGGGGCCTACGTGCGCGACTGCGTAAACTTTTTGGCCACCGAGGCGGGGCTTGCCCGCATAGGGACGCTCATGTCCCATGACTACGACGTCTACAGCCATGGGGTGCATGTCTTTGTCTACACGCTGTTTCTGCTCAAGTCCCTGGGCCTGCCCAAACCGGCGCTGATCCAGGCCGGGGTGGGGGCGCTTTTGCACGACAGCGGCAAGGAAGCGGTGGACGTCTCCATCCTGCGCAAGCCCGGCCGCCTGATGCCCGAGGAATTCCTGGCCATCCGGGAGCATCCCGCCCTCGGCGTGCGCTATTGCCGGCCGCTTTCCCTGTCGCGCCTGGCCCGGGAGTGCATCCTCATGCACCACGAAAAGATGGATGGACGGGGCTATCCCGGCGGCCGTTCCGGCGAGGCCGTGCCCCTGCACGCCCGGGCCGTGTCCCTGGCCGACGTCTACGACGCGCTGACCTCCAGGCGCGTCTACGCCGATGCGGTACGCCCCTTCGAAGCGCTTTCCATCATGCGCCACGAGATGGCCGGCTCCTTCGACCTCGAACTCTACAAACGTTTTGTCATGCTTTTAAGCGGCGCGGCCTTGTTGTGA
- a CDS encoding sulfite exporter TauE/SafE family protein: protein MPSVSFWLAYLAFGCAAGIIAGLLGVGGGIVVVPALYFLFTAQGLPHAHIMQMALGTSLATIVFTSVASFRAHDKRGAVRWDIFKSITPGILIGSFLGAWVAAQLSTKFLKGFFVAFLYYVSIQMILNIKPKPTRSIPGTAGMFATGGGVGLISNMVGIGGGTITVPFMTWCNIPIHVAVGTASAIGFPIAVAGVIGYIANGLGKADLPGMSIGYIYLPALIGIVATSMLTAKYGAKLAHALPVGTLKRVFALFLLAMATRMLWSMF from the coding sequence ATGCCGTCCGTTTCGTTCTGGCTCGCCTATCTCGCGTTCGGTTGCGCCGCCGGCATCATCGCCGGCCTGCTCGGGGTGGGTGGAGGCATCGTCGTCGTTCCGGCCCTGTATTTCCTCTTCACAGCCCAGGGACTGCCCCATGCGCACATCATGCAGATGGCGCTCGGCACGTCGCTGGCCACCATCGTCTTCACCTCCGTGGCCAGCTTTCGCGCCCACGACAAGCGCGGCGCGGTGCGCTGGGACATCTTCAAGAGCATCACCCCCGGCATCCTCATCGGCTCGTTTCTGGGAGCCTGGGTGGCGGCCCAACTGTCCACCAAATTTCTCAAGGGATTTTTCGTCGCTTTCCTGTATTACGTTTCCATCCAGATGATCCTCAACATCAAGCCCAAGCCCACACGGAGCATCCCGGGAACGGCCGGCATGTTCGCCACCGGCGGCGGCGTGGGGCTCATCTCCAACATGGTCGGCATCGGCGGCGGCACCATCACCGTGCCGTTTATGACCTGGTGCAATATCCCCATCCACGTGGCCGTGGGCACGGCCTCGGCCATCGGCTTCCCCATCGCCGTGGCCGGGGTCATCGGCTATATCGCCAACGGCCTGGGCAAGGCCGACCTGCCGGGCATGAGCATCGGCTACATCTACCTGCCGGCCCTCATCGGCATCGTGGCCACCAGCATGCTGACGGCCAAATACGGGGCTAAACTCGCCCACGCCCTGCCCGTGGGGACGCTCAAACGCGTCTTCGCCCTGTTCCTCCTGGCCATGGCCACGCGCATGCTGTGGAGTATGTTTTAA